The DNA window TGTACGTTGCCAAGTTCAGCGGCGACGCACCCGCCGCCGAGATCGACGGCACGGGCACGGTTCCGGCCGACGGTTCCTTCGACGGCAAGGGCGAATGGCTCCCCCTCGTCGTCGGCGGCAAGTCCATGGTTGCCGGCATGAGCGTCGAGGAAGTCCTTGTGTACACTCGCCTGGCCGCGGACAAGGTGGGCCCCACCAAGATGGACCGCTGCGAGGACGTCCAGCCGAGCCTGCGCTCCGGCAAGGTCTACGTGGCCTGCACCAACAACTCGGACCGCGGCAAGCCGGGCAAGGAAGGCGCCACGGAGGTCAACCCGCGCAACGAAAACCGCGACGGCCACATCGTGGAAATCACCGAGACCGGCGACCAGACCTCACGGAAGTTCACCTGGAACCTCCTGATGGTCTGCGGCGATCCGGCGCAGGGCGACGTCACCTACTTCTCCGGCTTCCCGGCTGGCCAGGTCTCACCGATCTCCTGCCCGGACAACCTGGCGTTCGACTCCGTGGGCAACCTCTGGATCTCCACCGACGGCGCCCCCTCGGGCATCGGCCGTGCGGACGGCCTGTTCAAGGTGACGGTGGAGGGCGCAGAACGCGGCCGCGTCGAACAGTTCCTGGCCGTGCCGCGCGAAGCCGAGACCTGCGGCCCCATCGTCCACGACGACGAAGGTCACGTGTTCGTCTCCGTCCAGCACCCGGGCGAGGAAGGCACCTTCGCGGAGCCCCACTCGTACTTCCCGGACTACGTGCCGGCAGGTGCCGCGCCGAAGCCCGGCCAGGTCCGCGCTCCGCGCCCGGCCGTGATCCAGGTTTCCCGCATCGGGGCCTAGGGTTCCCGGTCTCTCCCACTTGCGGCGGGCTTTTTGGCTCGCCCTCCGGCGCTTCCTGCGGGCTCGTGCCCAATGCTCCTGCACTTCAAGCTGCTCACGCCGCCGAGGTGCAGGAGCATCGTGGGTTAAGCGGCAGGATGTGATGCAGGGTTTGGATGGTGGCAGACTGGTTCGGTGACTTCCGAGGACCAGACCGAGCCTTCCACCGCCGATCCCGCACCAGCGCTGGGTACCGGTGACCCCGCCGCGCTGGCCGCCGCTGCCGAGAACCCCGCCGCAACGGTGAACCCAGCCGCAACCGTGAACCCCGCCGCAGGGCCGCAGCACACGCTGACCTCGCTGGGTGCGGCACGGGTCGCCGTCGCTGCAATGCTCGACGGCGGTGTCCGGTTCGTCGTGGTTGCCCCGGGCTCGCGTTCCGCGCCCATGGCGTACGCGCTGGCCGAGGCATCAGCGGCCGGGAAGGTGGAGCTGCTGGTCCGGATCGACGAGCGCTCGGCCGGCTTCACCGCCTTGGGTCTCGCGCTGGCCACCGGAGCACCGGTTGCCGTGCTGACCACGTCCGGGACCGCCGTCGGAAACCTCATGCCCGCAGTCATGGAAGCCAACCACGCGGCCGTGCCGCTCGTGGTGGTCTCCGCCGACCGGCCGGAGGAGCTCCGCGGAACCGGCGCCAACCAGACCACCGTCCAGCTGGACCTTTTCGGCGAGCACGTGCGTTTCGCCGTCGATGTGCCCGCCGGCGACAGCCCGCAGCGCGCCGTCGATACCGCCCTGGCAGCGGCCACGGGGGCCTTTGAGGACACGCCGCCAGGGCCCGTCCAGCTCAATCTCGCCTTCCGGGATCCGCTGGTTCCCGAGCCGGGGGAGCGGCTGCCGGAGCAGCACGGCCGCAGTACGTTCCGGATCGCCACCGAGCCGCTCACCATGACGTTGACCCATGCCACGGCCGACCTCCCGGAGCTGCGCACCGTGGTGCTGGCCGGGCACGACGCCGGGCCCGTCGCCGAAGCCTTCGCCCGCGCCCATGGCCTGCCGCTGCTGGCCGAGCCGTCGTCCAACTCACGCTTCGGCCCGAACGCCGTAGGCCCGTACCGGCTGCTCCTCGAGCACTTCGGACCGGACTCGGTGCTGCCGATCGAGCGCGTCGTGGTCTTCGGGCGCCCCACACTTTCGCGGCCCGTCTCGGCGCTGCTGGCCCGGACCGATGTCCCCGCCGCCCTCTACGAACCCGTTCCGGTGGCCTGGTACGAGCCCGGGCGACGCCGCGAAACGCCGATCGCCAGCCTGACCGAACTCGCCGAGTTCGCGGGGCGCGCTCCTCGGCCTGGCTTGACGCGTGGCTGCTCGCCGGCGCCGCGGCCCAGCATGCCGTCGACGGGGTGCTCGCCTCCTCCGACGCCGCAACGGGACCGTCGGTGGGCGCCCTGGTGTGGCAGCATTCCCGCGGCCAGCTGGTCCTCGGTTCCTCCAACGGCATCCGTGACGTCGACCTCGCCGGCCAGCCCGTCCCGGAACCGGCCGCCACCGTCTTCGCCAACCGCGGCCTCGCCGGGATCGACGGCACCATCTCGACCGCCACTGGCATCGCACTGGGCGGCCGCCAGGAAACCACCCTGCTCCTTGGCGACGTCACGTTCCTGCACGACGCCGGCGGCCTGCTCCTCGGCGCCGGCGAGGGAGAGCCGCAGCTCCGGATCGTGGTGCTCAACGACTCCGGCGGCGCCATCTTCAGCCTCCTGGAGCACGGCGCGGTGGCCGAGGCAGGCGGCTACGGAGACGCCGTCGAACGCCTCTTCGGCACCCCCCACTCAGTGGATATCGCGGCACTCGCCGCAGCGTACGGCGTCGGGCACTGCGCGGTCAGTACGACGGCGGGACTGGCCGAAGCGCTTGCCGCACCGTTCGCGGGCCGCAGCATCATCGAGGTTCGCACGGACCGGCACGAGCTGCGGGCGCTGCACCGGCGGATCAAGGCCGCGGTCAGCGCAGCCGTCGAGGGTGTGCTCGCGGAGTAGCTTTCCGCCTGGCGACGCAGAAAATACCCGGCGCTACGGGAATTCCATGGGCGCCGGGTAAGGTCCGCGTCGCGAAGCAGGAGGCGCGTCGCGGAGCAGGATGCGCGTCATCAGCGGGCGGCGGACGGATTTCCACATAGCCCTGATTTCCGCTGTTCGGCCGTGCCCAAAGGTGCGAATGTTCCATCCATGAGCGAACTGCCCATGACCGGCTTACCGCGGCTGATTCTGGCCCGTGACCACATCCAGCAGGGGCTGGCACCCAAGGACCTCGCGCGTCGCTCCAGCGCCGGTGCGCTGGTCAGGATTCGGCACGGCGTCTACGTGGATGGGGCAGCATGGCATGCCCTCAAACCCTGGGAGCAGTACCGGCTGCGGGTGAATGCGGCAGCGGAGACCTGCGGTGCGCCCACGGTGTTTGCCCGCCATTCCGCAGCCAGCGTCTGGGGCATTCCCACGGTCGGCCGGCAGGAAGTGCACGCCCTGACCCTCCAGAACGACGGCGGCCGGTCCCGTGCCGGTGTCCGGCGGCACTACGCAGACCCGGCAGGCCTGACGGCGGTCCGGCGCGAGGGACTGCTGGTCACCGGACGGGTACGCACCGTCCTGGATCTGGCGGCGTTCACGACCTTTGCCGAGGCCATTGTGCCGCTGGACCACGTGCTCAGGCCGGACACGGCGAGGGGGTTACCGGCTTTGTCCAAGGAAACGCTTCTGGCCGGAGTAGAAGGAAACTACAAGTCCGCGGCGGCCCGCAGGATCGCGGCGGCCGTTGACTTCGCGGACCCGCTCTCCGGCTCGGCGGGAGAGTCGTACGGCCGTGCCCTCATGCGCGTTGGCGGTTTTGAGCCGCCCGTCCTGCAGTACGAGGTCCGCGATGCCGACGGGCTCGTTGGCTACACGGACTATTACTGGGGCGGCGTGAGGGTCGCCGGCGAGTTCGACGGCGTCGACAAGTATGTGAAGCCCGCGTACCTCCAGGGCCGGAGCCCGTCTCAGGCCGTGGTCGATGAAAAGTACAGGGAGGACAGGATCCGGGCGACCGGACGTGCCGTGGTCCGGTGGATCTGGCCGGACCTGATGACCCCCGGGCGGCTGGAACGGAAGCTGGCGGCGGCCGGCGTGCCCCGCCGTCGTGCTCGGTCAGCCGGCTGATGCGCAAATTGCCCCATGACGCGCAAATGCCCCGGCGCTACCGGAATTCCAGTAGCGTCAGGGCATTTGCGCAGCGCCGGCCGAAAAGCGCAGCGCCAGGCGAAAACCTACTCCGAGATCTCGATGTGCGTCGGGTCGAGCACGCGCTTGAGGAACTCCTTGGTGCGGCCCTGGATGGGGCTGCTGATGACACGTTCGGCCACGCCTTCCTCCACCACCACGCCGCCGTCCATGAACACCACGCGGTCCGCCACTTCGCGGGCGAAGCCCATCTCGTGCGTGACCACCAGCATGGTCATGCCTTCCTTGGCCAGGTTCCGCATGACGGAGAGGACGTCGCCCACCGTCTCCGGGTCCAGGGCCGAGGTCGGCTCGTCGAAGAGCATCAGCTCCGGGTCCATGCTCAGCGCCCGGGCGATGGCCACGCGCTGCTGCTGGCCGCCGGAGAGCTGGTCCGGGAATCGGTCCGCGAGGTGCCCCAGGCCCACGCGGTCAAGGTTGGCCTGGGCCACTTTGTCCGCTTCGGCCTGGGAGCGCTTGAGCACCTTGGTCTGCGCGATGCTGCAGTTGCGCAGCGCGTTCAGGTGGGGGAACAGGTTGAACTGCTGGAACACCATGCCCACCTTGCGGCGCATCTTGTCGATGTCCACGTCCAGGTCCGTGGCCTCGAAGCCGCCCACGTGGATGGTGCCCTCGTTCGGCTGCTCCAGGAGGTTGACGCAGCGCAGCAGCGTGGACTTGCCCGAGCCGGACGGGCCGATCAGGCAGACAACCTCACCCGGGGCAACATCCAGGCTGATGCCCTTGAGGACCTCGTTGGAGCCGTAGGACTTGCGCAGGTCCTTGATGGAGACTCCGGCGGCATGGACGGGCCCGCTGTGGTTGCGGGAGGGAATTACGACGTCGTTCATGACTTCTCTGCCTATCGCTTGGTCCGCGCGGAGCGGCTTTCGAACTTCCGGGCCAGGAGGCTCAGCGGGATGGTGATCACCAGGTAGAACGCACCGGCCACCAGGAGTGGCGTGAGGCCCGCGCCCAGGCTGGAGATGCCGTCGCGGCCGAACTTGGTGAGCTCGTACTGCGAGGCGGTGAGGCCCAGCACGTAGATCAGCGAGGAGTCCTTGGTCAGCAGGATGACCTCGTTGGTCAGCGGCGGCAGCACGATCCGGAAGGCCTGCGGGATCACGATGGTGACCATGGCCCGCCACATCGGCATGCCAAGGGACCGCGCGGCTTCCATCTGTCCCTTGGGGACGGCCTGCAGGCCGGCGCGGAGGGTCTCTGCGATGTAGGCGGATGCAACCATGCCGAGGGACACCATCACCACAACGTTGACGTCCCAGGAGACACCAAAGGCCAGGGGGACGCCGTAGCCGAACGCAATGAACACCAGCAGCGCCGGGACGCCGCGGAAGAACTCGATGTAGCCGGTGGCGATCCAGCGGTACACGGGGAAAGTGGAAAGCTTCATCAGTGCCAGCAGGAGGCCGCCCGAAAGGCCGACGACAAACGCCAAGGCGGTGTAAATCAGGGTGTTCTTCAGGCCCACCACGATGATTCCGGGGAACATCGGGCCGATCTTGCCGAAGTTGAAGACGCTGTTGCCTACGGTCTTCCAGTCCGTGGCAAGAATCAGCGCGGCTATGGCCACGATGAAGATTCCGGCCTGGATGTACAGACTGACTTTGGCTCGTTGACGTGCGGTCATTGCCATGGTGTGCTCACATTCGTTTTGCGCAGTTGAGGCCCCGCACGGACTGCTAAGCAGATCCTGAACGGGGCCCCGGCTGCGAAGGTCTCAGGCCGAAGCGCTGGCTACTTGGCTGCTTCGCCGAACCAGGTGGTCTCGAACTTCTTCAAGGAGCCGTCGTCAGTCAGGCGCTTGAGGGTCGAGTTGACCTGATCGGCCATGGCGGTGTTGCCCTTCTTGATGGCGATGCCGAGCTTCTCACCGGTGGCGTAGTTTTCGACGCGCTTGATCTTGGCATCGTCCTTGATGGCGTAGCCGAGGACCGACTGGTTGCCGAGCGCGGCGTCGATGGTGCCTGCCTTGAGCGCCTGGACCAGGAGGCCGGTGTCCTCGAACTGCTGCGCGTCGAGGCCCTTGTCCTTGGCGTACTGCGCACCGGTGGTGGCCTGCTGGACGCCCACCTTCTTGCCCTTGGCGCTGTCGATGTTGGTGATGCCGGAAGCCTCGGTGGCAACCAGGGTCAGGTCATCGTTCAGGTACGGGCTGGAGAAGTCCATGACGGACTTGCGGGTGTCGGTGATGGAGATGGAGGAGATCGAGACGTCGCACTGGGTCAGGGCCGTTCCGGTCTCAATGGCCTCGAAGGAGCTGTCCACCACGTTGAGCTCCGCCTTCATGTCCTTGGCGAGCTCGGCCGCGATGTCCATGTCGAAGCCGACGTTCTTGCCGTCCTTCTGGAATTCGAACGGCTCGTAGGGGATGTCCGAGCAGACAGTGAGCTTG is part of the Arthrobacter sp. KBS0703 genome and encodes:
- a CDS encoding amino acid ABC transporter permease, giving the protein MAMTARQRAKVSLYIQAGIFIVAIAALILATDWKTVGNSVFNFGKIGPMFPGIIVVGLKNTLIYTALAFVVGLSGGLLLALMKLSTFPVYRWIATGYIEFFRGVPALLVFIAFGYGVPLAFGVSWDVNVVVMVSLGMVASAYIAETLRAGLQAVPKGQMEAARSLGMPMWRAMVTIVIPQAFRIVLPPLTNEVILLTKDSSLIYVLGLTASQYELTKFGRDGISSLGAGLTPLLVAGAFYLVITIPLSLLARKFESRSARTKR
- a CDS encoding type IV toxin-antitoxin system AbiEi family antitoxin domain-containing protein produces the protein MSELPMTGLPRLILARDHIQQGLAPKDLARRSSAGALVRIRHGVYVDGAAWHALKPWEQYRLRVNAAAETCGAPTVFARHSAASVWGIPTVGRQEVHALTLQNDGGRSRAGVRRHYADPAGLTAVRREGLLVTGRVRTVLDLAAFTTFAEAIVPLDHVLRPDTARGLPALSKETLLAGVEGNYKSAAARRIAAAVDFADPLSGSAGESYGRALMRVGGFEPPVLQYEVRDADGLVGYTDYYWGGVRVAGEFDGVDKYVKPAYLQGRSPSQAVVDEKYREDRIRATGRAVVRWIWPDLMTPGRLERKLAAAGVPRRRARSAG
- a CDS encoding amino acid ABC transporter ATP-binding protein — encoded protein: MNDVVIPSRNHSGPVHAAGVSIKDLRKSYGSNEVLKGISLDVAPGEVVCLIGPSGSGKSTLLRCVNLLEQPNEGTIHVGGFEATDLDVDIDKMRRKVGMVFQQFNLFPHLNALRNCSIAQTKVLKRSQAEADKVAQANLDRVGLGHLADRFPDQLSGGQQQRVAIARALSMDPELMLFDEPTSALDPETVGDVLSVMRNLAKEGMTMLVVTHEMGFAREVADRVVFMDGGVVVEEGVAERVISSPIQGRTKEFLKRVLDPTHIEISE
- a CDS encoding ABC transporter substrate-binding protein, with product MQLKSLATAKLSAKAAAILAVGALSLTACGGGGSTPAASSSTGSVQLINAGKLTVCSDIPYEPFEFQKDGKNVGFDMDIAAELAKDMKAELNVVDSSFEAIETGTALTQCDVSISSISITDTRKSVMDFSSPYLNDDLTLVATEASGITNIDSAKGKKVGVQQATTGAQYAKDKGLDAQQFEDTGLLVQALKAGTIDAALGNQSVLGYAIKDDAKIKRVENYATGEKLGIAIKKGNTAMADQVNSTLKRLTDDGSLKKFETTWFGEAAK